In the Planctomycetota bacterium genome, one interval contains:
- a CDS encoding M14 family zinc carboxypeptidase has product MPDKAKPLPTPGMDPTSAPPWWLTKPKEIRAFLESLAGVKVEEIGHTAGGRPIVAAAWGEREDLPGRSSASLASALSGGDATAFYGKGERKRQSILFVGAAHGTEWDGTVAALHYLNILVTGRDLLGREWPKMAENGRRHRFVLIPILNVDGRERALDHVHWINCDPDYFMMMSQGLTRDGTILTWPSAKLTCPIPPDSVRILGTYYNDAGMNLVYDAPFATDCQPETDALLRLCRREMPDCIVLSHSNNGSLVDAPSAFIPTHYKQKVHQLAACVGMRCYKDGFPKREMPRRPTFYAGEVFYQSDAVYHACGGLPLTVEFPCGWQNLPDSHQGILDIGLAVLDEIALFGVAYRFRPKDPAAKF; this is encoded by the coding sequence ATGCCCGACAAAGCCAAGCCCCTCCCCACGCCCGGCATGGACCCGACCTCCGCTCCGCCCTGGTGGCTCACCAAGCCGAAGGAGATTCGCGCCTTCCTCGAGTCCCTCGCCGGCGTCAAGGTCGAGGAGATCGGCCACACGGCGGGCGGCCGCCCCATCGTCGCCGCCGCCTGGGGCGAGCGCGAGGACCTGCCCGGCCGCAGCTCGGCCAGCCTCGCTTCCGCCCTCTCGGGCGGCGACGCCACGGCCTTCTACGGCAAGGGCGAACGCAAGCGCCAGTCCATCCTCTTCGTCGGCGCCGCACACGGCACCGAGTGGGACGGCACGGTCGCCGCCCTCCACTACCTCAACATCCTTGTCACGGGCCGCGACCTCCTCGGCCGCGAATGGCCGAAGATGGCGGAGAACGGACGAAGGCACCGCTTCGTCCTCATCCCGATCCTCAACGTGGACGGCCGTGAGCGCGCGCTCGACCACGTCCACTGGATCAACTGCGACCCCGACTACTTCATGATGATGTCCCAGGGCCTCACGCGCGACGGCACGATCCTCACCTGGCCCTCCGCCAAGCTCACCTGCCCCATCCCGCCCGACAGCGTGCGGATTCTCGGCACCTACTATAACGACGCGGGGATGAACCTCGTCTACGACGCGCCCTTCGCGACCGACTGCCAGCCCGAGACCGACGCCCTCCTGCGCCTGTGCCGCCGCGAGATGCCCGACTGCATCGTCCTCTCGCACTCCAACAACGGCAGCCTGGTGGACGCCCCTTCCGCCTTCATCCCCACGCACTACAAGCAGAAGGTCCACCAGCTTGCCGCTTGCGTGGGCATGCGCTGCTACAAGGACGGCTTCCCCAAGCGCGAGATGCCTCGCCGCCCCACCTTCTACGCTGGCGAAGTCTTCTACCAGAGCGACGCCGTCTACCACGCCTGCGGCGGGCTGCCCCTCACCGTCGAGTTCCCTTGCGGCTGGCAGAACCTGCCCGACAGCCACCAAGGCATCCTCGACATCGGCCTGGCCGTCCTCGACGAGATTGCCCTCTTCGGGGTCGCGTACCGATTCCG